The Halocalculus aciditolerans nucleotide sequence CCATCCTCGGCATCGCCTTCCTCTTCTTCACCGCGCCCGCCGGCGCGCACGTCATCAGCCGCGCCAGCGCCCACATCAACGTCCCCTTCTACCGCGCCGACGGGGACGGGAACGCCACCGAAACCGGCGACGACTGACCCACCCAACCGGTCGAGACCTTTCTGACCGCTATTTCTTTACTCGGCGCGTCCGAACGGACAGAGAATGGCTGATTCCGCCCCGACGCCGCGCCGAACGATTGCGCTGGCGTTCGCCGTCGCCGTCGTCGCGACCGCCGGGAGCCTCTCCTACTCCCTCGTCATGGGGCTCCACCCCTGCCACCTCTGCTGGTACCAGCGCGTCCTGATGTACCCGCTCACCGCCATCGCCGCCTACGCCTTCCTCACCCGCGACGCCGGCGTCTGGCGGCTCGTCCTCCCGTTCTCCGTCCTCGGCGCGGCCGTCGCCGCCTACCACTCCTGGCTCCAGCTGACGGGCACGGCCTGCGGCTTCGGCGGTGGCGGCTGCACCGCCGTCCAATACCGCCTCCCCGCCCTCGGCCTCTCCATCCCCAACCAGAGCCTCCTCGCCTTCCTCGCCATCACCGCCCTCATGGGCTGGCTCGCCCTCTCACAGCGATAACGACCCGGCCTCTCCTCCGCACTGATTCGACACCGTCGACGACCACGTCCCACGAACAGCCACCGCTGTGGAACTGTATCGGCGTCGAAGCGGGTAGAGAAACCACTACGCGAGTAGAATCGGAAGAAGAGCCGGTGGAGGGATTTGAACCCTCGGCCTATTCCTTACGAAGGAATCGCTCTGCCAGTCTGAGCTACACCGGCCGACGCGCCTGCCTGCATTACTCCGTAACCGGATTGGAGAGTTAAGGCTGTCGAATCAGAGTCGGGTGAGGCGGGCGTCGATGCAGACGTTGAGTTCGTGGGGGGCGTAGGAGCGAACGACGTGCTCGGTTTCGATTTCGACGCCGTAGGCGGGTTCGGCGGCGTCTCGAATCGCGGTCTCGCCGGGGCCGAAGGGGTCGTCTTCGTGCTGGATGTCGTAGAGGTGGAGGACGCACTCGTCGCCGGCGAGTTCGACTGCGACGTCGAGGAAGTCGCTGGCGGTCTTCGGGAGGTTCATCACCACGCGGTCGGCCCAGCCCTCGTAGTCGTCGGCGAGCTCGCGCACGTCCCCACAGAGCGCGGTGACGCGGTCGGCGACGCCGTTCCGTCGCGCGTTCTGCTTCAGGTAGCCGACGGCGTCCGGGTTGATGTCGGTGGCGACGACGGCGGCGTCGCGTTTCGCCATCGGGATGGCGAACGGGCCGACGCCCGCGAACATATCGAAGGCGTGTTCGCCCGCCTCGACCTGCTCGACGACGCGGTGGCGTTCGGTGGCGAGCCGCGGCGAGAAGTACACCTCGGCGACGTCGAGTTCGAACGCACAGCCGTACTCGCGGTGAACGGTTTCCGTACACGACCGGTCCGCGTCGCCCTCGTCGCCGTCCGCGTCGTCCGCGCGGGCGAGGACGTCCCAGTCGCGCGTGCGTTCGACGCCCTTCACCTTCGACGCCTCGTTCACCACCGTCCGCGCCTTCACGTCCGACGCCACGATGGCGTCCGCAATCTCCCGGGCGCGCTCCGGGTCGTCCTCGCGGAGGATGACGACGTCGCCGAGGCGCTCGTAGGACGGCTCGAACCCGAGGATGTCGGCGGGCATCGTCTGCCCCTCGCGCACCGGCACGTCGTGCGTGACGACGTCGAACCGCTCCGGGACGCCGTCCGGGTCGGCGACGGGGAGGTAGAGCCAGCCGTCGTCGACCGTGATGTCGAGGTCGGCGTCGAGGACGCCCGCGTCGGCGAGCGCTTCGCGCGTCTCTTCGCCCGACTGCGGGCGAACGCGGACACAGGGCGCTTCCATACTTTCCCTCGCCGCCGCCCGGACTTACCGCCTTCGCTTGACCGCACGCTGGCGTTCTTCGCGGGCCTTATCCTCTCCCGCCCCGGACTCACGGGTATGCTCACGTTCGTCGGCCTCGGCCTCTACGACGAGCACTCCGTCACCGTCGAGGGCCGAGACGCCGTCCGGAACGCCGACCGCGCGTTCGCCGAGTTCTACACCAGCCACCTCGTCGGCGCGGACGTCGACGACCTCGAAGCCTACCACGACACCGAAATCGAGGTGCGCGACCGCGTCGGCGTCGAACAGGAACCCGAACCCGTCCTCGACGCCGCCGAGTCTGGAGAAGTCGTCTTCCTCACCGCCGGCGACACGATGATTTCGACGACGCACGTCGACCTCCGCCTGCGCGCCCACGAGCGCGGCATCGACACCCGCGTGATTCACGCTCCCACCGCCGAATCCGCCGCCTCCTCGCTCACCGGCCTCCAGAACTACCGCTTCGGGAAAGCCACCACGCTCCCCTTCGAGTGGGCGCACGGCGCGGACGGCGTCCCCGGCAGCGTCGTCGAGACCATCGAGGACAACAAAGAGCGCGGCCTCCACACGCTCTGCTACCTCGACATCAAGGTCGGCCGCGGGCCTCGCGGTCCCGACCCCGACTTCGAGGAGTACATGACGGCCGACTACGCCGCCGCCCTCCTCGCGGAGCACTACGACCCCGACGCCGTCGGCGTCGTCGTCGCGCGCGCCGGCAGCCCCGACCCCCTCGTCCGCGCCGACACCCTCGCCGCCCTCGCCGACGGGGACTTCGGCGACCCCCTCCACATGCTCATCCTCCCCGGCGACCTCCACCACATCGAACAGGACGCCCTCACCGGCCTCGCCGGCCTCCCCAACGAACACGTCGACGACTGACCCGTCTGTCGAACCGAGTCAGACCGCCGACCGCAGTCGTACTCAGGGGACGCCGACGGCGCGGTGTCGCTGGTAGCAGTAGACGACGGCGGCGAGCTGGCCGAAGAACGCCACGCCGCCGAGCGCGACGAGGTAGTAGAGGGCGCTCGGCTTCCACCCGCCGGGCTTCGTGGAGCGCTCCGCCCAGACCGCGGGGACGGACGCGATGCAGAACGCCCAGCCCGCCGCCCACACCGTGAGGAGCGGGAGTTGGCCGACGACGTCCGGGCCGACGACGACCGAGAAGAACTCGCCGGCGACGACCGCGACTGGGAGGCCGGCCGCCGCCGCCGCGAGCACCGCCCAGTCCTGCCCGGTCTTCAAGCAGTGCCACGCCATCGGGACGACGACACCGACGACGGCCGCGAGCGCCAGTCCGGCGGCGAGCGCGAGCGCCAGCGTCGGCGTCCACACGCCGTCGAGCTGCAGGGCCGCGTAGCCGAGGAGGGCGAGCGCGCACACCGTCGCCCACGCGAGCGCGACGACGCGCAGCGGAGACCGGGAATCTATCACGGCCGGAGCGACGAGGGGACGCGGGAAAAAGCGTGCGGCGACCCGGCCGCGCCCGCCAGGGGTGGACGGTCGAACCGAGGAAACCCGAGACGGGCGGTAGTTGAGTGGTCGAGCCGGTCGTGTCGGTTAGCTCATCTCGGTGTCGTCGACGTTGACGACCTCGATCTCGTGGCCGTCCTGGTCTCGCGTGAAGGCGTACTGGTAGTCGCAGGATTCGGGGTCGCGGTAGTCGACGGCCTCGCGGGTCATGAGGTCGTCCCAGGCGGCTTCGAGGTCGTCGGCGCGCACCGCGACGTGGCCCCAGGCGTCGCCGAGGTCGTACTCGCGGCCGTCGTAGTTGTACGTGAGCTCGATGGCCATCGCCTCTTCACTACTCCCTTCGGGCTTCATGAAGTAGTTCGCGAACGTGTCGGCCTCCCAGCGGCCGGTGTGTTCGTACCCGAACTTCCGCGTCCAGAACCCGAGAGCTTCGTCTGCGTCCTCGACGCGAATCATCGTGTGGTCGAGGCTCCAGCGCGCGCCGTGGTCGCGCTCGACGATCTCGACCTCGTGGCCGTCGGGGTCTTTCACGAAGGCGTACCCGGGGTTCTCCTCGGGCGGCCGGTAGTCCTCGACGCCCTCGTCCATGAGCTCCGCGTAGGCCTCCTCGACGTCCTCGACACGCACGGCGATGTGCCCCCAGGCGTCGCCGAAGTCGTACTCGCTCGTGTCGTGGTTGTACGTGAGTTCGAGGACGGCGGCGTCGTCGGCTTGGTCTTCCGGACCGAGGTAGACGTTCGTGAAGGTGTCGGCCTCCCAGCGGCCCTTCTCCTCGTAGTCGAGGTGGGTCTGGTACCAGTCGAGGGACTCCTCTAAGTCGCCGACGCGCATCATGACGTGGTCGAGTGCGAACTCGGTCATGGTCGAGGCGTGGAGTGGCGTGTCGAAAAACGTACCGGACGCGGCGGCTCCCTCGGCGACCAGTCGTTATACGGCCGCGGGGTCGGCGTTCCGGTACACGGCGGCAGCGTCTTCTCTCAGCGAGCCGTTCCGAAGAGGTGGCTCGCGCGGGCGGCGACGTCGCGGTAGCCGACGGCCGCGGCCGCCCACAGCCAGAGGGTGCCGAGCGGCGCGACGACGACGCCGCGCTGGCCGGACACGCGCCACGCGAACGACGCGACGCAGAGCCCCGCGAGGACGAGGAGACCCGCGGTCAGGCGCTCGTCGGGGTCGCCCGCGAGCGCGCTCGCGAGCGAGAGAAGGTAGAGAAACGCGCCCGTGCCGAGCGCCGCGAACCCCGGCGAGACCACCGCGCGCGAGAAATAGACTGAGAGGAGCGTGAACCGGAGCGGGTCGAGCGACGCGAACCCGGCGGAGAAGACGGGGTACCAGCCGGTGTCCCACGCGACCACCGCCCACGGCAACGCGCCCGCGAGGAGAACGAGAAGGACGCGCCGCGCGTCCACCCGCGCCCGCCACCGCGCCACCATCCCGTGCTCGCTTCGCATACCCTCTCTCCGTGTTGCGCCACCGAAAAACCACGACAAGCGGCGACGCCACGACCGACATGGTCAGCGACCGCGAGAAGAGGAGGGAGAGAGGGACGCTCGGAGGACGCGATGAAGCGGGGCGCGCGTGGCGCGCGGAGACTGTGTGGAGGCCGTCCGTCAGCGTCTCGCGACGACGCGGAGGATGTCTTCGTCCTCCAAGACGTGGTCGCGGCCGACCTGTTGTTCGTCGTGTTTCGCGGACGGCCCGGTGACGCGCGCGAACCGGAAGCGCTCGTCGAGGCTCCCGCCGAGTTTGTGGAGGGCGTCGTCGACGGTCGCGCCCCGCCTGATGACGAGCGGCTCCTCGTAGTCGACGCCGCGGCCGGGTTTGTCCATGTAGACGCGGATGAGGTCGAGGCGCTCGAAGAGCGTGTCCTTCAGGCCGTCGAGCCCT carries:
- a CDS encoding class I SAM-dependent methyltransferase is translated as MEAPCVRVRPQSGEETREALADAGVLDADLDITVDDGWLYLPVADPDGVPERFDVVTHDVPVREGQTMPADILGFEPSYERLGDVVILREDDPERAREIADAIVASDVKARTVVNEASKVKGVERTRDWDVLARADDADGDEGDADRSCTETVHREYGCAFELDVAEVYFSPRLATERHRVVEQVEAGEHAFDMFAGVGPFAIPMAKRDAAVVATDINPDAVGYLKQNARRNGVADRVTALCGDVRELADDYEGWADRVVMNLPKTASDFLDVAVELAGDECVLHLYDIQHEDDPFGPGETAIRDAAEPAYGVEIETEHVVRSYAPHELNVCIDARLTRL
- a CDS encoding disulfide bond formation protein B translates to MADSAPTPRRTIALAFAVAVVATAGSLSYSLVMGLHPCHLCWYQRVLMYPLTAIAAYAFLTRDAGVWRLVLPFSVLGAAVAAYHSWLQLTGTACGFGGGGCTAVQYRLPALGLSIPNQSLLAFLAITALMGWLALSQR
- the dph5 gene encoding diphthine synthase; the protein is MLTFVGLGLYDEHSVTVEGRDAVRNADRAFAEFYTSHLVGADVDDLEAYHDTEIEVRDRVGVEQEPEPVLDAAESGEVVFLTAGDTMISTTHVDLRLRAHERGIDTRVIHAPTAESAASSLTGLQNYRFGKATTLPFEWAHGADGVPGSVVETIEDNKERGLHTLCYLDIKVGRGPRGPDPDFEEYMTADYAAALLAEHYDPDAVGVVVARAGSPDPLVRADTLAALADGDFGDPLHMLILPGDLHHIEQDALTGLAGLPNEHVDD
- a CDS encoding VOC family protein, which gives rise to MTEFALDHVMMRVGDLEESLDWYQTHLDYEEKGRWEADTFTNVYLGPEDQADDAAVLELTYNHDTSEYDFGDAWGHIAVRVEDVEEAYAELMDEGVEDYRPPEENPGYAFVKDPDGHEVEIVERDHGARWSLDHTMIRVEDADEALGFWTRKFGYEHTGRWEADTFANYFMKPEGSSEEAMAIELTYNYDGREYDLGDAWGHVAVRADDLEAAWDDLMTREAVDYRDPESCDYQYAFTRDQDGHEIEVVNVDDTEMS